From a single Candidatus Izimaplasma bacterium HR1 genomic region:
- the relA gene encoding GTP pyrophosphokinase has product MSKARIDALIRETSKYIKNNEHLDLIQDAYRYAKEMHTGQYRKSGEEYIVHPVDVAIILSEYHTDPTTIIAGLLHDVIEDTEATFEDVKDKFGEEVALLIEGVTKLGQYKFKGDDAEADKVAAQARNAQKMLVAMAKDIRVVIVKLADRLNNIRTLSSLPEVKQKRIARETMEIYAPLAHRLGMNIMKAELEDTCFKYLKRGTYRRIAQLISDTKNNRLKDLELMRTNIEYLLSENNVNSSVKGRIKNIYSVHKKMVDRKKEFEDIYDLIALRIKVDSIEDCYRTIGVIHSKWTPIPNRFKDYIAMPKPNLYQSLHTSVIANGKVYEIQIRTQEMDEIAEYGVAAHWAYKEDITGRKMTDEAIKKLKWFGDLVKFTKESDNDGDVLNLLRDDIFQSNVYVFTPNGDIIDLPNGSTPLDFAFRIHSQVGIQTVGAIVNGRIVPLEYVLKTGDIVNMKTSVNSFGPNDNWLKIVKTSNAKSKIKNYLNKRRRSVLIEMGREDFTRELQSRKVNVELNDKRVKELFHKKGANSVDDLYYEIGKNTISPGNAVNSFVDKEEYTPEDLMERINTIVYLDQKSDTNIIVEGLTTPSIKLSNCCTPIPGDKISGYISKGAGIAVHRTKCNNLQSLDKERYIEVFWGNDTSRQYSVNLKIIASNRDNVLAEVINTITSTKGKVIQVAASTNKNLEAIIKLKVSIANKKELDNMIVNMQKISDIYSIERMMK; this is encoded by the coding sequence ATGAGCAAAGCAAGAATCGATGCTCTTATTCGAGAAACATCCAAATACATCAAAAATAATGAGCATCTTGATTTAATTCAAGATGCTTATCGTTATGCCAAAGAAATGCATACAGGACAGTATCGTAAGAGTGGGGAAGAATACATTGTTCACCCTGTAGATGTTGCCATTATTTTAAGTGAATATCATACCGATCCAACAACAATCATTGCTGGGTTACTTCATGACGTAATTGAGGACACTGAAGCCACTTTCGAAGATGTTAAAGATAAATTCGGAGAGGAAGTAGCTTTACTTATCGAAGGAGTTACCAAATTAGGACAGTATAAATTCAAAGGTGATGACGCCGAAGCTGATAAAGTTGCAGCTCAAGCAAGAAATGCCCAAAAAATGCTCGTTGCTATGGCCAAAGATATTAGAGTTGTCATTGTAAAACTAGCCGATAGATTAAACAATATTCGCACTCTATCATCTCTTCCGGAAGTTAAACAAAAAAGAATTGCCAGAGAAACAATGGAGATTTATGCACCCCTAGCACACCGCTTAGGGATGAATATAATGAAGGCAGAACTGGAAGATACTTGTTTTAAATATTTAAAACGAGGAACGTATAGAAGAATCGCTCAATTAATATCTGACACAAAAAATAACCGTCTAAAAGACTTAGAATTAATGCGAACAAATATTGAGTATTTGCTCTCAGAAAACAATGTGAATTCAAGTGTTAAAGGACGTATTAAAAACATATATTCAGTCCATAAAAAAATGGTTGATCGTAAAAAGGAATTTGAAGATATCTATGACTTAATAGCACTACGAATCAAAGTTGATTCGATTGAGGATTGTTACCGCACAATTGGTGTAATTCATTCTAAATGGACACCAATTCCAAATAGATTTAAAGATTATATCGCAATGCCAAAACCAAACCTTTACCAATCACTCCATACTTCAGTAATTGCGAATGGTAAAGTTTATGAAATCCAAATACGTACTCAAGAAATGGATGAAATAGCCGAATACGGAGTCGCAGCTCACTGGGCTTATAAAGAAGACATCACAGGTCGTAAAATGACTGATGAAGCAATCAAAAAACTTAAATGGTTTGGTGATTTAGTTAAATTCACCAAAGAAAGTGACAATGATGGCGACGTTCTTAATCTTTTACGAGACGACATCTTCCAGTCAAATGTTTACGTCTTTACTCCCAACGGAGATATTATCGATTTACCAAATGGTTCAACACCATTAGATTTCGCCTTTAGAATTCATTCACAAGTAGGAATTCAAACAGTAGGGGCAATTGTTAATGGTCGTATTGTGCCATTAGAATATGTCCTAAAAACAGGTGACATCGTTAATATGAAAACATCTGTAAACAGTTTTGGACCTAATGATAACTGGTTAAAAATTGTTAAAACATCAAACGCAAAATCAAAAATTAAAAACTATTTAAACAAACGAAGAAGAAGTGTTCTAATTGAAATGGGTCGTGAAGACTTCACGAGAGAACTTCAATCGCGCAAAGTTAACGTTGAATTAAACGATAAACGTGTCAAAGAACTCTTCCATAAAAAAGGTGCTAACAGTGTAGATGACCTATACTACGAAATTGGTAAAAATACAATTTCTCCAGGTAACGCTGTTAACTCATTTGTAGATAAAGAAGAATATACTCCAGAAGATTTAATGGAAAGAATTAATACTATTGTTTATCTTGATCAGAAAAGTGATACTAACATAATTGTTGAAGGGTTAACAACACCATCAATTAAATTATCAAACTGTTGTACACCGATACCAGGTGATAAAATCTCCGGATATATCTCTAAAGGAGCCGGTATTGCAGTTCATAGAACAAAATGTAATAACCTTCAATCTTTAGACAAAGAGCGTTACATCGAAGTATTTTGGGGTAATGATACCTCAAGACAATATTCAGTAAACTTAAAAATCATCGCCTCAAATAGGGATAATGTTCTTGCGGAAGTTATCAATACAATTACTTCAACCAAAGGTAAAGTAATTCAAGTAGCCGCATCAACAAATAAAAACTTAGAAGCGATTATAAAACTCAAAGTTAGCATCGCAAATAAAAAAGAATTAGATAACATGATTGTTAATATGCAAAAAATCAGTGATATCTATTCGATTGAAAGAATGATGAAATAA
- the dtd gene encoding D-tyrosyl-tRNA(Tyr) deacylase has translation MRILVQRVKQSSCRVNYEIISEINNGFLLFTAFTHTDTIEDVKYLAKKVANLRVFEDEYNKMSKSIKDMNYEILNISQFTLYGDTKKGNRPSFTKAMVPTKAKELYLELTSILNNEYNIKTKNGEFGAYMDIKLINDGPVTVMLESKEK, from the coding sequence ATGAGAATTTTAGTCCAAAGAGTAAAACAATCTAGCTGCCGTGTTAATTACGAGATAATTTCCGAAATTAACAACGGCTTTTTACTATTCACAGCTTTTACCCACACTGATACAATTGAAGATGTAAAATACCTAGCTAAAAAAGTGGCGAACTTACGCGTTTTTGAGGATGAATATAATAAAATGAGTAAAAGTATTAAAGATATGAACTATGAAATATTAAATATTTCTCAGTTCACACTTTACGGTGACACTAAAAAAGGCAATCGTCCTTCTTTCACCAAAGCAATGGTACCAACAAAAGCCAAAGAACTATATTTAGAACTAACTAGTATCTTAAATAACGAATACAATATAAAAACTAAGAACGGAGAATTTGGTGCCTATATGGACATCAAACTAATTAATGATGGTCCCGTTACTGTCATGTTAGAAAGTAAAGAAAAATGA
- the ydaF_2 gene encoding Putative ribosomal N-acetyltransferase YdaF: protein MLKATKVIQPVMETKRLILRPLVQSDAASIYSYAKLSTVGPLAGWEPHESLKSTYDFITYALRKKDYGQPGVYSIILKETKAMIGTIEIHSYKEQKGAIGFVLNPEYWNKGYTTEASKACIIYAFELLDLKRLEYCHFPHNTPSKRVCEKLGFTFEGVLRNKYLLYDGTVLDDVVYSITTEDYNETNLPWLKSFKKDLLIDY, encoded by the coding sequence ATGTTGAAGGCAACTAAAGTCATCCAACCAGTAATGGAGACAAAACGACTAATCTTAAGACCATTAGTACAAAGTGATGCAGCTAGTATATATAGCTATGCTAAATTATCAACAGTTGGACCATTAGCAGGATGGGAGCCACATGAATCATTAAAGAGTACGTATGATTTTATAACTTATGCCCTCCGTAAAAAAGATTATGGACAACCTGGTGTATATAGTATTATCTTAAAAGAAACAAAAGCAATGATTGGAACAATCGAAATCCATTCTTATAAAGAACAAAAAGGCGCAATCGGTTTTGTTCTTAACCCAGAATACTGGAATAAAGGATACACCACAGAAGCTTCAAAAGCATGCATTATCTATGCTTTTGAACTCCTTGATCTAAAACGCTTAGAATATTGTCACTTCCCTCATAACACACCTTCAAAACGAGTTTGTGAGAAACTAGGATTCACCTTTGAAGGAGTTTTAAGAAACAAATATTTACTCTATGATGGAACAGTTTTAGATGATGTTGTTTATTCAATCACCACAGAAGATTATAACGAAACAAATCTTCCTTGGTTAAAATCATTCAAAAAGGACTTATTGATTGACTATTAA
- the hisS gene encoding Histidine--tRNA ligase: MFKKMKGTYDILPTEVAKWQKLEKVIRNVSKIYNYKEIRTPIFEKSELFHRGVGEDTDIVSKETYDFIDRGKRANTLRPEGTAGVVRSYIENKLYTSNVPVQKMYYVGNMFRYERPQKGRYRQFSQFGAEAFGSNSPQLDAEIIAYAVSILKALKIKDVNVHINSIGDAESKKNYKEALLTYLAPDIDKLCSDCQVRYTKNPLRILDCKIDAENPILQKAPKPLDYLTETAKIHFVKTCNYLTAMGINYTVDTSLVRGLDYYTHTVFEVKANLDTLGAQNTICGGGRYNNLVKSLEGPDTPGVGFAFGLERLMFALESINFTGDPDYLHLYMMILGEDQKEDGLQLVNRCRLGGLYTDLDFLDKGMKGKWKQAANLKARFVAIFGEEEQKNGTINIKDQETGKEETIKKTQLYNYVVAELMKPSSNCEGCSTESCDECEDV; encoded by the coding sequence ATGTTTAAAAAAATGAAAGGTACATATGACATTTTACCCACAGAAGTTGCCAAATGGCAAAAACTAGAAAAAGTCATTAGAAATGTATCGAAAATCTACAACTACAAAGAAATAAGAACACCAATCTTTGAGAAAAGTGAATTGTTCCACAGAGGTGTAGGCGAAGACACTGATATCGTAAGTAAAGAAACTTACGATTTTATTGATAGAGGGAAAAGAGCTAATACACTACGCCCAGAAGGTACCGCAGGAGTAGTAAGAAGTTATATTGAAAATAAACTATATACTTCAAATGTCCCTGTTCAAAAAATGTACTATGTCGGTAATATGTTTAGATATGAACGTCCTCAAAAAGGACGTTATCGTCAATTTAGTCAGTTCGGTGCTGAAGCATTTGGAAGTAATTCCCCACAATTAGATGCTGAGATAATTGCTTACGCAGTAAGTATTTTAAAAGCACTAAAAATAAAAGATGTTAATGTTCACATCAATAGTATTGGTGATGCGGAAAGTAAAAAGAACTATAAAGAAGCTTTACTAACTTACTTAGCTCCTGACATCGACAAACTATGTTCTGATTGTCAAGTTCGTTATACAAAGAATCCATTACGTATTTTGGATTGTAAAATTGATGCTGAAAACCCAATTTTACAAAAAGCCCCAAAACCACTTGATTATCTAACTGAAACCGCTAAAATCCACTTTGTTAAAACATGTAATTACCTTACAGCTATGGGTATCAACTACACAGTTGATACAAGCTTAGTTAGAGGTTTAGATTATTATACACACACAGTATTTGAAGTAAAAGCTAACCTTGATACCCTAGGTGCCCAAAACACTATATGTGGTGGTGGACGTTATAATAATTTAGTTAAATCATTAGAAGGTCCAGACACACCAGGAGTTGGTTTTGCCTTTGGTCTAGAAAGACTTATGTTTGCACTTGAATCAATTAACTTTACTGGTGATCCTGATTACTTACACCTATATATGATGATTTTAGGAGAAGACCAAAAAGAAGATGGGTTACAACTAGTTAATCGTTGTCGTTTAGGTGGGTTATACACCGACCTTGATTTCCTTGATAAAGGAATGAAAGGTAAATGGAAACAAGCTGCTAACTTAAAAGCTAGATTCGTTGCTATCTTCGGCGAAGAAGAGCAAAAGAATGGCACAATAAATATTAAAGATCAAGAAACTGGAAAAGAAGAAACAATCAAGAAAACACAACTATATAATTACGTCGTAGCTGAATTAATGAAACCTTCATCAAATTGTGAAGGTTGCAGTACTGAAAGCTGTGATGAATGTGAGGACGTATAA
- the aspS gene encoding Aspartate--tRNA ligase yields the protein MRRTHNNGELRISNENETVTLKGWVSKKRDLGGLVFIDLRDRYGITQLAFNPESPLYKETLEIKSEYVLEITGKVIERTSKNPNLPTGNIEVEVSALNVLNKAALTPMIIADETDALEDTRLKYRYLDLRRPVLQNNFIVRHKTVQAVREFLNKEDFIDVETPILTKSTPEGARDYLVPSRISKGEFYALPQSPQIFKQLLMVSGFEKYYQIAKCFRDEDLRSDRQPEFTQIDIETSFMDQDEILDISERMIKHVMKQVKNVDLTEKFPIMTYAHAMDKYGVDKPDTRFGMLLENITAIADETDFVVFKSNIENGGIVKAINVKGGASLYSRKGIDKLTDFVKKYRAKGLAFLKFNDDKLSGSVVKFFTEEQQAKLIKETKLENGDLLLIVSDKESVVNQSLGNLRNHIAREQKLYSNDDYDFLWVIDWPMFEYKEEHERYFSLHHPFTMVQEQDIPMLDKKPDQALAYCYDLVVQGQELGGGSIRIHNEAIQNKVFDILGISKEEQQLKFGFLLDALKYGTPPHGGIAFGLDRLVMLLVHTENIRDVVAFPKTNSAQCLLTEAPSLVADDQLVELNIKTIK from the coding sequence ATGAGAAGAACACATAATAACGGAGAACTAAGAATCTCTAATGAAAATGAAACAGTAACTTTAAAAGGATGGGTTAGTAAGAAACGTGACTTAGGAGGATTAGTATTTATCGATCTTCGTGACCGTTACGGGATTACCCAATTAGCCTTTAACCCTGAATCACCACTATATAAAGAAACACTAGAAATTAAATCAGAATACGTTCTTGAAATTACTGGTAAAGTAATTGAAAGAACTTCAAAAAATCCTAATTTACCAACAGGTAATATCGAAGTAGAAGTGTCTGCATTAAATGTCTTAAATAAGGCAGCATTAACCCCAATGATTATTGCTGATGAAACAGATGCTTTAGAAGATACAAGATTAAAATATCGTTATTTAGACTTAAGAAGACCAGTCTTACAAAATAACTTTATCGTTAGACATAAAACAGTTCAGGCAGTAAGAGAATTTTTAAATAAAGAAGACTTTATCGATGTTGAGACACCGATACTTACAAAATCTACACCAGAAGGAGCTAGAGATTATTTAGTACCTTCAAGAATTTCTAAAGGAGAATTCTACGCTTTACCACAATCACCACAAATCTTTAAGCAATTATTAATGGTTAGTGGGTTTGAGAAATACTATCAAATCGCTAAATGTTTTAGAGATGAAGATTTAAGAAGTGATCGTCAACCTGAATTTACCCAAATTGATATTGAAACTTCATTTATGGATCAAGATGAAATTCTTGATATTTCAGAACGTATGATTAAACACGTTATGAAACAAGTTAAGAATGTTGATTTAACTGAAAAATTCCCGATCATGACATACGCTCATGCTATGGACAAATACGGTGTTGATAAGCCAGATACTCGTTTTGGAATGTTATTAGAAAACATTACAGCAATCGCTGATGAAACTGATTTTGTTGTTTTTAAATCAAACATTGAAAACGGTGGTATTGTTAAAGCAATTAACGTTAAAGGTGGAGCATCTCTTTACTCAAGAAAAGGGATTGATAAATTAACTGATTTCGTTAAGAAGTACCGTGCTAAAGGTTTAGCATTCTTAAAATTTAATGATGATAAACTTAGTGGTTCAGTTGTTAAATTCTTCACAGAAGAACAACAAGCTAAACTAATCAAAGAAACAAAATTAGAAAACGGTGATTTACTATTAATCGTTTCTGATAAAGAAAGTGTTGTTAACCAATCACTTGGTAACTTACGTAACCATATTGCCAGAGAACAAAAACTATATAGTAACGATGATTATGATTTCTTATGGGTTATCGATTGGCCAATGTTTGAATATAAAGAAGAACATGAACGTTACTTCTCATTACACCATCCATTTACAATGGTTCAAGAACAAGATATTCCTATGTTAGATAAAAAGCCAGATCAAGCTCTAGCTTATTGTTATGACCTTGTAGTTCAAGGACAAGAATTAGGTGGCGGTAGTATTCGTATTCACAATGAAGCAATCCAAAACAAAGTCTTTGATATCCTTGGTATCTCTAAAGAAGAGCAACAACTTAAATTTGGGTTCTTATTAGATGCCTTAAAATATGGAACACCACCACATGGGGGGATTGCATTTGGTTTAGACCGTCTAGTTATGTTATTAGTTCATACTGAGAACATCAGAGACGTTGTCGCATTCCCGAAAACAAACAGTGCCCAATGCTTATTAACAGAAGCGCCTAGTTTAGTCGCTGACGACCAACTAGTTGAA